In bacterium, a single window of DNA contains:
- the ygiD gene encoding 4,5-DOPA dioxygenase extradiol — MPVLFAGHGSPLNAIEDNAWSRGFRELAAAIPLPRAILSISAHWYVPGTFLTADPAPTTIHDFGGFPPALHAVEYGAPGHLDLARDVSRLLAAHGADLSTRWGLDHGTWSVLKWMYPAADIPVVQLSIDRRLTPRDHFDMARSLRDLREQGVLVMGSGNVVHNLRDAFGRMNSGDHATPDWARRFDAKVADATRQADTATLVALLTDDPDGALAHPTPDHWLPYLYALGLTDVDDAVRFNSEGFDLGSLSMRNVIWG; from the coding sequence ATGCCGGTGCTCTTCGCGGGCCACGGCTCGCCCCTGAACGCCATCGAGGACAACGCCTGGAGCCGGGGCTTCCGCGAACTCGCGGCGGCGATCCCCCTGCCCCGGGCCATCCTCTCGATCTCGGCCCATTGGTACGTGCCGGGCACCTTCCTGACGGCGGATCCGGCGCCGACGACGATCCACGATTTCGGCGGCTTTCCGCCCGCGCTCCATGCGGTCGAGTACGGCGCGCCCGGCCATCTCGACCTGGCCCGGGACGTGAGTCGGCTGCTCGCCGCGCACGGCGCCGACCTGAGCACCCGCTGGGGGCTCGATCACGGCACGTGGAGCGTGTTGAAATGGATGTATCCCGCGGCGGATATTCCGGTGGTGCAGCTCAGCATCGACCGCCGGCTCACGCCGCGCGATCACTTCGACATGGCCCGTTCCCTGCGCGACCTGCGGGAGCAGGGCGTCCTCGTCATGGGCAGCGGCAACGTGGTCCACAACCTGCGCGACGCGTTCGGCCGCATGAACAGCGGCGACCACGCGACCCCGGACTGGGCTCGCCGCTTCGACGCCAAGGTGGCCGACGCCACCCGGCAGGCCGACACCGCCACTCTGGTCGCCCTCTTGACCGACGATCCCGACGGCGCCCTGGCCCACCCCACGCCCGATCACTGGCTGCCCTACCTCTATGCCCTGGGCCTGACCGATGTCGACGACGCGGTCCGCTTCAACAGCGAGGGTTTCGACCTGGGCTCCCTCAGCATGCGGAACGTGATCTGGGGCTGA
- a CDS encoding PAS domain S-box protein → MSESPSCAELAQRVRELESRIEDQRTTETRLRGEIAWRRLLIDESRDAIVVLDRGAKVYEANRRFAEMLGYTCREVLHLHVWDWDAVHSREEILGLAEAVDEKGHCFETRMRRKDGSFVDVELCNNGAYIGPDKLIFCVCRDISERKRQQREKEELIRSLRESASEIKTLRGILPLCSICKKIRDDDGYWEQVDIYLTRHSSALFSHGLCPDCFRSHYPQEFGERSPG, encoded by the coding sequence ATGTCCGAGAGCCCATCCTGCGCGGAGCTCGCGCAGCGCGTGCGCGAACTGGAATCCCGTATCGAAGACCAACGGACCACCGAGACGCGTCTGCGCGGCGAGATCGCGTGGCGCCGGCTGCTGATCGACGAATCGCGCGACGCCATCGTCGTGCTCGACCGGGGCGCCAAGGTGTACGAGGCCAACCGCCGCTTCGCCGAGATGCTCGGCTACACATGTCGTGAGGTGCTGCACCTGCACGTCTGGGACTGGGACGCCGTGCACTCCCGCGAGGAGATCCTGGGTCTGGCCGAAGCCGTGGACGAGAAGGGGCACTGTTTCGAGACCCGCATGCGGCGCAAGGACGGGTCGTTCGTCGACGTCGAACTCTGCAACAACGGCGCCTACATCGGGCCGGACAAGCTCATCTTCTGCGTCTGCCGCGACATCAGCGAGCGGAAGCGGCAGCAGCGCGAGAAGGAGGAGCTGATCCGGTCCCTCCGCGAGTCGGCCTCCGAGATCAAGACCCTGCGGGGGATCCTGCCGCTCTGCTCGATCTGCAAGAAGATCCGCGACGACGACGGCTACTGGGAGCAGGTCGACATCTACCTCACCAGGCACTCGTCCGCCCTCTTCAGCCACGGCCTCTGTCCCGACTGCTTCCGCAGCCACTACCCGCAGGAGTTCGGGGAGAGATCGCCGGGCTAG
- a CDS encoding carboxypeptidase regulatory-like domain-containing protein has translation MRIAFPYPVALLVVLGAAALFGGGCSDDIHNITLSSDEISATVTTQVLNWPDGDPVAGASWEIVQTGIAGTTGPDGTFVATGLGRGTYLVRVGAAGHHATLMTLAILPPAKSTPWHQTETVYLMQPRGAVTVNLVAAGSGDPVSGARVRLAGCRFPPGVSNQQLAAADIVAVSDANGAAALAGLPVGTLDLVVEGTDTDGDDVIDFAGQGIEIAIAEGQVGHVTLALSPPGSVGTLNVIDTNLPSYGNALFENELYFIFSDSMDTAATTWSLTYDAYPYDPVELSGTWTSPFRIALAPGGAFPAEATRFDFVLDGVAVTGDSFRSSMTFVWQRPGGGGGGGGECTEIVADLGLTAGIAPDFDTRNFTLEWSIVPCAGGYDIYGRDDRNVPSWVHLAHNPIDFETGTIQQLVQLPPQFDRYAADDVQTPLAGTAVSLCVVPANAAIPTPGEDHAIVVVGDVTPPSLIAVGSAGVFANPSAATVKGDLVVSFSEYLGPGTPDPVLEIREAGGDPAYVLNPATAQWSWDPGMASGRFRFPVPAGVDGTGDEFRITLSGAVDLSGNTAAADLVSEWALILPIPPVWDFESGPQDWFCADVGRWEWGAPTDGPGSGYQSQSCWGTDLDAYFGFNWDTRLESPPFIVPMADPRVRFVHYADLAYGDYFELIIATEAGEVVLLQYSTDYSVWQQAEISLAPYAGQLCRLVFRFVSNATSNDSGVFVDDVSVTGD, from the coding sequence ATGAGAATCGCGTTCCCGTACCCCGTTGCGCTCCTCGTCGTGCTCGGCGCCGCCGCGCTGTTCGGCGGCGGCTGCTCCGACGACATCCACAACATCACGCTCTCGTCGGACGAGATCTCGGCGACGGTGACCACGCAGGTCCTGAACTGGCCCGACGGGGATCCGGTCGCCGGCGCCAGCTGGGAGATCGTGCAGACCGGCATCGCCGGCACGACGGGCCCGGACGGCACCTTCGTGGCCACGGGGCTGGGTCGGGGCACCTACCTCGTGCGGGTCGGGGCGGCGGGCCACCACGCGACCCTCATGACCCTGGCCATCCTGCCGCCGGCCAAGAGCACGCCGTGGCACCAGACCGAGACGGTCTACCTGATGCAGCCGCGGGGTGCCGTCACGGTGAACCTGGTCGCCGCGGGCAGCGGCGACCCCGTCTCCGGAGCGCGGGTCCGCCTCGCCGGCTGCCGCTTTCCGCCGGGTGTCTCGAACCAGCAGCTCGCTGCCGCCGACATCGTGGCCGTCTCCGACGCCAACGGCGCCGCCGCCCTGGCGGGGCTGCCCGTCGGCACCCTCGATCTCGTGGTCGAGGGCACCGACACCGACGGCGACGACGTCATCGACTTCGCCGGCCAGGGCATCGAGATCGCCATCGCCGAGGGGCAGGTGGGCCACGTGACCCTCGCCCTGTCGCCGCCGGGCTCGGTGGGCACCCTGAACGTGATCGACACCAACCTGCCGAGCTACGGCAACGCGCTGTTCGAGAACGAGCTCTACTTCATCTTCAGCGACAGCATGGACACCGCGGCCACGACCTGGAGCCTGACCTACGACGCCTACCCCTACGATCCGGTCGAGCTGTCCGGAACCTGGACCTCGCCCTTCCGGATCGCCCTGGCGCCCGGCGGCGCGTTTCCCGCCGAGGCCACCCGCTTCGACTTCGTCCTCGACGGCGTCGCCGTGACCGGCGATTCCTTCCGGTCCAGCATGACCTTCGTCTGGCAGCGGCCCGGCGGCGGCGGCGGGGGCGGCGGCGAGTGCACGGAGATCGTCGCCGACCTGGGCCTGACCGCCGGCATCGCGCCCGACTTCGACACCCGCAACTTCACGCTCGAGTGGTCGATCGTGCCCTGCGCCGGCGGCTACGACATCTACGGCCGGGACGACCGCAACGTCCCGTCGTGGGTGCACCTGGCGCACAACCCCATCGACTTCGAGACCGGCACCATCCAGCAGCTGGTGCAGCTGCCGCCCCAGTTCGACCGCTACGCCGCCGACGACGTGCAGACGCCGCTGGCGGGCACGGCGGTCAGCCTGTGCGTGGTCCCGGCCAACGCCGCGATCCCGACACCCGGCGAGGACCACGCCATCGTCGTGGTGGGCGACGTCACGCCGCCGTCCCTGATCGCCGTCGGCTCGGCGGGCGTGTTCGCGAACCCGTCTGCCGCGACGGTGAAGGGTGATCTCGTGGTCTCCTTCTCCGAGTACCTCGGGCCCGGCACGCCCGACCCGGTGCTCGAGATCCGCGAGGCCGGCGGCGACCCCGCCTATGTCCTGAATCCGGCGACCGCCCAGTGGTCGTGGGACCCGGGCATGGCCTCGGGGCGGTTCCGCTTCCCGGTCCCCGCCGGCGTCGACGGCACCGGCGACGAGTTCCGGATCACCCTGTCCGGGGCCGTCGACCTGAGCGGCAACACCGCGGCGGCCGATCTGGTCTCGGAGTGGGCGCTGATCCTGCCGATCCCGCCGGTGTGGGATTTCGAGAGCGGACCGCAGGACTGGTTCTGCGCCGATGTCGGCAGGTGGGAGTGGGGCGCGCCGACGGACGGCCCGGGTTCCGGCTACCAGAGCCAGAGCTGCTGGGGCACCGACCTCGACGCCTACTTCGGCTTCAACTGGGACACGCGGCTCGAGTCGCCCCCGTTCATCGTGCCCATGGCCGATCCCCGCGTGAGATTCGTCCACTACGCCGACCTGGCGTACGGCGACTACTTCGAACTGATCATCGCCACCGAAGCGGGAGAGGTCGTGCTGCTGCAGTACTCGACCGACTACTCGGTCTGGCAGCAGGCGGAGATCTCCCTCGCGCCGTACGCGGGTCAGCTCTGCCGGCTCGTGTTCCGTTTCGTCTCGAACGCGACCTCGAACGACAGCGGCGTGTTCGTCGACGACGTCTCGGTGACGGGCGACTGA
- a CDS encoding carboxypeptidase regulatory-like domain-containing protein: MSRPAALRAAVAALAGLLALVGCDQDDVVNIIDPDPPAGLALSGRLTALDDGRPVAGAAVAVTGTALRATTDAQGEFALEPLSPGEYGFTVRGAGLFGVDVPVVVGPAGAATRHDHVHLTVPRRRRDVTLAVVAAADRAPVAGVPVALAAFNDPALENITPLPDQPGLVDTTDADGLATLTGLPATRVRVVVGASGEGGTEDPLAGTLVDLDLRQQPAAAVTVALPRADAADQPRVLATNISATGLVSDPLLWVQYDGEMAAQAAYTYVEMSAVPTDRYDVRWATPSRLEIVLRSGVFTTTSYRIIAARLVDGAPRTVVLSGFLTWQAEPGPGTGTCGETVGDLALDNGAADLDFDSRRIELAWTALTCADGYAVYARDDHANPAWVEVDRFPLDFETGTVRTTVELPATFDRFAVDGVVTPLAGTAVELCVLPTNPVSPTPGAPHPVITVRDVVPPAVTDIVQQSWTRNDGPETVVFELRVRFSEFIADGTLMPLLEIRENGGDPDFVLDAALATWTWAPGQREGVFRIPLEPGQDASGDQLRVSVADLADISGNVAAGVWSSAWQRLNETFRYDFEAGPQGWTVDGSGWEWGAPLSGPGAAHSGRYCWATGLDGNYVNGMNASLVSPSVLLPEGEAELSIAAWYETETCCDVGYVEIDAGTGWQAWQTLRGSSGGWQILTFGLGEYGGRTLRIRFRFLSDGSASYPGLYIDDVVIGNPTPNASGRSGRTEARE; the protein is encoded by the coding sequence GTGAGCCGCCCCGCCGCACTCCGGGCCGCCGTGGCGGCGTTGGCCGGGCTGCTCGCCCTCGTGGGCTGCGACCAGGACGACGTGGTGAACATCATCGATCCGGATCCGCCGGCCGGCCTGGCCCTTTCGGGCCGCCTGACGGCGCTGGACGACGGGCGTCCGGTCGCGGGGGCCGCCGTCGCGGTGACGGGCACCGCCCTGCGGGCGACCACCGACGCGCAGGGCGAATTCGCCCTGGAACCGCTCTCGCCCGGGGAGTACGGCTTCACGGTGCGCGGCGCCGGACTCTTCGGCGTCGACGTGCCGGTCGTGGTGGGCCCGGCGGGGGCCGCCACCCGGCATGACCACGTCCACCTGACGGTGCCCCGCCGCCGGCGCGACGTCACCCTCGCCGTGGTCGCGGCCGCCGACCGCGCGCCGGTGGCCGGCGTCCCCGTGGCGCTGGCGGCGTTCAACGATCCCGCCCTGGAGAACATCACGCCGCTGCCCGACCAGCCGGGTCTGGTCGACACCACCGACGCCGACGGCCTCGCCACCCTGACCGGACTGCCGGCGACGCGGGTGCGGGTCGTGGTCGGCGCCTCCGGAGAGGGCGGCACGGAAGATCCTCTCGCCGGCACCCTCGTCGACCTGGACCTGAGACAGCAGCCCGCCGCGGCCGTCACCGTCGCCCTGCCGCGGGCCGACGCCGCCGACCAGCCCCGCGTCCTGGCCACCAACATCTCCGCGACCGGACTGGTCTCCGACCCGCTGCTCTGGGTGCAGTACGACGGCGAGATGGCGGCGCAGGCGGCCTACACCTACGTCGAGATGTCCGCGGTCCCGACCGACCGGTACGACGTCCGCTGGGCGACGCCGTCCCGCCTCGAGATCGTCCTGCGCTCCGGGGTGTTCACCACCACCTCGTACCGGATCATCGCGGCCCGCCTGGTCGACGGCGCACCCCGCACGGTCGTGCTCAGCGGCTTCCTGACCTGGCAGGCCGAGCCTGGACCCGGCACCGGCACCTGCGGCGAGACGGTCGGCGACCTGGCCCTCGACAACGGCGCCGCCGACCTCGACTTCGATTCCCGGCGGATCGAGCTGGCCTGGACGGCCCTGACCTGCGCCGACGGCTACGCGGTCTACGCCCGCGACGACCACGCGAATCCCGCCTGGGTCGAGGTCGACCGGTTCCCCCTCGACTTCGAGACCGGCACCGTGCGCACCACCGTCGAACTGCCGGCCACGTTCGACCGCTTCGCCGTCGACGGCGTCGTGACCCCGCTGGCGGGCACGGCGGTGGAGCTGTGCGTCCTGCCCACCAACCCGGTCTCGCCGACGCCCGGCGCCCCCCATCCCGTGATCACCGTCCGCGACGTGGTGCCGCCCGCGGTGACGGACATCGTCCAGCAGAGCTGGACCCGCAACGACGGCCCCGAGACCGTCGTCTTCGAACTGCGCGTGCGCTTCTCCGAGTTCATCGCCGACGGCACGCTCATGCCGCTGCTCGAGATCCGCGAGAACGGCGGCGACCCCGACTTCGTCCTCGACGCGGCCCTCGCCACCTGGACCTGGGCGCCCGGCCAGCGCGAAGGCGTGTTCCGCATCCCCCTCGAGCCGGGCCAGGACGCGTCGGGCGACCAGCTGCGCGTGTCGGTCGCCGACCTGGCCGACATCTCGGGCAACGTGGCGGCCGGCGTATGGAGCTCGGCCTGGCAGCGGCTGAACGAGACCTTCCGCTACGACTTCGAGGCCGGGCCCCAGGGCTGGACCGTCGACGGCAGCGGCTGGGAATGGGGGGCGCCCCTCTCCGGGCCGGGTGCGGCCCACTCGGGCCGGTACTGCTGGGCCACCGGGCTGGACGGGAACTACGTCAACGGCATGAACGCGAGCCTCGTCTCGCCGTCCGTGCTGCTGCCCGAGGGCGAGGCCGAACTGTCGATCGCCGCCTGGTACGAGACCGAGACGTGCTGCGACGTCGGCTACGTGGAGATCGATGCGGGCACCGGCTGGCAGGCCTGGCAGACCCTGCGCGGCAGCTCGGGGGGCTGGCAGATCCTCACCTTCGGCCTCGGCGAGTACGGCGGCCGCACCCTGCGGATCCGCTTCCGCTTCCTGAGCGACGGCTCGGCCAGCTATCCGGGCCTCTACATCGACGACGTCGTCATCGGCAACCCGACCCCCAACGCGTCCGGCCGATCCGGCCGGACCGAAGCGAGAGAGTGA
- a CDS encoding T9SS type A sorting domain-containing protein, with the protein MSRPIRTRFGLAAICLVLLLGADRAPAQTAFGLGAGADDQGRAVALDPTGNTWLTGYFNGTVDFDPGPGVVALTAPAGQEAVYVVGYDGTGAVIFARSFGGIGRGIATDAAGNVYVTGEIGTGGVDVDPGPDEVVLVWTEGRVFLVSYDPAGNLRFGFNFGGGVTNRIESGYDIGLDAAGNVYLTGVVNEETDFDPTAGEVLAPTSGITDAFVASYTSLGGVRWGFVLGSRLLDAGYGLGVDGQGDVVVTGVFSDTLDFDPGPAVAAIATAGQRDTYVAGYDSDGQYRFAGSIGGTSEDVGLDVALAADGNSYVTGWFRGDSDFDPGPGTFLLAAGATDDAFLASYDAGGALRFAFRLGAVSTAMAANAVALDGQDRPVITGRFRSPIDFDPGPGSVVLSGGQDVFVAGYDDLGGYRFATSFEDVGTEFADEGHGVAVAGDGAILVTGSCAGVTDFDAGPGQILVTSQGAADAFLATFQPAVSAVGDAGPARSGAFARAFPNPTSGSTRVRLEAAAAGPVRVDVYDLAGRRVARLLDADLPAGAVRMLEFAGRQLPSGVYFVQVSDRRGTTTERVALVR; encoded by the coding sequence ATGTCCCGCCCTATCCGCACCCGCTTCGGCCTCGCGGCCATCTGCCTCGTGCTCCTGCTGGGCGCCGATCGCGCCCCGGCCCAGACGGCGTTCGGCCTCGGTGCCGGCGCCGACGACCAGGGGCGCGCCGTCGCCCTCGACCCTACCGGCAACACCTGGCTCACCGGCTACTTCAACGGCACCGTCGATTTCGATCCGGGCCCGGGCGTGGTCGCCCTGACGGCGCCGGCCGGGCAGGAGGCCGTTTACGTGGTCGGCTACGACGGGACGGGCGCGGTGATCTTCGCCCGGTCGTTCGGCGGCATCGGGCGCGGCATCGCCACCGACGCCGCCGGCAACGTCTACGTCACGGGCGAGATCGGCACCGGCGGGGTCGACGTCGATCCCGGACCCGACGAGGTGGTCCTGGTCTGGACCGAGGGGCGGGTCTTCCTCGTCAGCTACGATCCCGCGGGGAACCTGCGCTTCGGATTCAACTTCGGCGGCGGCGTGACCAACCGCATCGAGAGCGGCTACGACATCGGCCTGGACGCCGCCGGCAACGTCTACCTCACCGGCGTGGTGAACGAGGAGACCGACTTCGATCCCACCGCGGGCGAGGTGCTCGCGCCGACCAGCGGCATCACCGACGCCTTCGTGGCCAGCTACACCAGCCTGGGCGGCGTGCGCTGGGGCTTCGTCCTGGGCAGCCGCCTGCTCGACGCGGGCTACGGCCTCGGCGTCGACGGCCAGGGCGACGTCGTCGTCACCGGCGTCTTCAGCGACACCCTCGACTTCGATCCCGGTCCGGCGGTGGCCGCCATCGCCACGGCGGGACAGCGCGACACCTACGTCGCGGGCTACGACAGCGACGGGCAGTACCGCTTCGCCGGTTCCATCGGCGGCACCTCCGAGGACGTGGGCCTCGACGTGGCCCTGGCCGCCGACGGCAACTCGTACGTGACCGGCTGGTTCCGCGGCGACAGCGACTTCGACCCCGGCCCGGGCACCTTCCTGCTGGCGGCGGGCGCGACCGACGACGCCTTTCTCGCGAGCTACGACGCCGGCGGCGCCCTGCGTTTCGCCTTCCGGCTCGGCGCCGTGAGCACCGCCATGGCCGCCAACGCGGTGGCCCTCGACGGCCAGGACCGTCCGGTGATCACCGGGCGCTTCCGTTCGCCCATCGACTTCGATCCGGGGCCCGGCAGCGTGGTGCTCAGCGGCGGCCAGGACGTCTTCGTGGCCGGCTACGACGACCTCGGCGGCTACCGCTTCGCCACCTCCTTCGAGGACGTCGGGACCGAGTTCGCCGACGAGGGCCACGGCGTGGCGGTCGCCGGCGACGGCGCGATCCTCGTCACGGGATCCTGCGCCGGCGTGACGGACTTCGACGCGGGGCCGGGCCAGATCCTGGTCACGTCGCAGGGGGCGGCCGATGCGTTCCTCGCCACCTTCCAGCCCGCCGTCAGCGCCGTCGGCGATGCCGGCCCGGCCCGGAGCGGCGCCTTCGCCCGGGCGTTCCCCAATCCGACGAGCGGCTCCACCCGCGTGCGGCTCGAGGCGGCGGCGGCCGGTCCGGTGCGGGTCGACGTGTACGACCTCGCGGGGCGTCGGGTGGCGCGCCTGCTCGACGCCGACCTGCCCGCCGGCGCCGTGCGGATGCTCGAGTTCGCGGGCCGGCAGCTGCCCAGCGGCGTCTACTTCGTGCAGGTGAGCGATCGGCGGGGCACGACCACCGAGCGCGTGGCGCTGGTGCGGTAG
- a CDS encoding PhnD/SsuA/transferrin family substrate-binding protein, whose amino-acid sequence MRTRRWHPAGLLLLAAALAVVPPHSVAAPDAGGREAVRIGVLAKRGAEQCLAKWGPTADYLDAAIPACDFTIVPLGFDEIQRAVDRGEVEFILANSSFYVDLEVRHGARRIATLENLHIDGTSHTVFAGVLFCRADRDDIRTIGDLKGRRFMAVDRGSLGGWHMQWREMKQAGLDPGRDLADLEFGGSHDAVVYAVRDGLADAGAVRSDTIERMALEGKIDAEAFRIINEHHDDPEEVHFRHSTPHYPEWPLARAAHTSDRLAKQVATALLSMPADDPAAVAARCTGWSPPQNYQAVRECLKELRFPPYEDYGRVSFAAAVRKIGLWLGGLLLAAAVSGHFVVRNARLRTNLRRSEEVAAERAQAWDFVQNVLDSLPVGVVLIDAETRRVRDVNPAAAQMIGRPAEAVTGRVCHDFICPNRTGACPVLDDHQDIDHSERVLLQADGGERPVLKTAVPMKVAGRAYLLETFLDISDRKRAEAERERLAIAMDQAGEMIVITDPAGLIKYVNPAFERITGYTRAEVTGRSTSLLRSGRHDESFYRELWETIGRGETWTGTFVNRRRDGTLFTEAATISPVRDADGRIVSYVAVKRDITDRIALEEQYRQAQKMETVGRLAGGLAHDYNNMMGVILGYTEMMLDGDELTPDVRGEVAEIQAAARRSADLTRQLLGFARRQTIKPQILDLNRTVANLLKMVQRLIGEDIELAWEPQEGLWPVMMDPTQIDQVLVNLCVNARDAIGHDGRITIRTANVADDDGAAPANADGPTGDTVVLTVSDDGCGMTPEVLAQVFEPFFTTKPRGEGTGLGLATVYGIVCQNGGDIGIDTAPERGTEFRIRLPRHAVAPVETEETAPGGRDGAGRETILLVEDEPSFLRAVTLMLTRAGYTVLSAGDAGAALDLARERGGDCDLLLTDVVMPGTSGPELAAQIRALLPNLPCLFMSGYADDEAGGLADPDSPHAFIPKPFNRLELAAAVRRTLDRHGARAAAPDPVGV is encoded by the coding sequence ATGCGCACACGACGTTGGCATCCGGCAGGACTGCTGCTGCTCGCGGCCGCACTCGCGGTCGTTCCGCCGCATTCGGTCGCGGCGCCGGACGCCGGCGGTCGCGAGGCGGTCCGCATCGGCGTGCTCGCCAAGCGCGGCGCCGAGCAGTGCCTCGCCAAGTGGGGCCCCACCGCCGACTACCTCGACGCGGCCATCCCCGCCTGCGACTTCACCATCGTGCCCCTCGGCTTCGACGAGATCCAGCGGGCGGTCGACCGGGGCGAGGTCGAGTTCATCCTGGCCAACTCGTCGTTCTACGTCGACCTCGAGGTGCGCCACGGCGCCCGCCGCATCGCCACCCTCGAGAACCTCCACATCGACGGCACCAGCCACACCGTCTTCGCCGGCGTGCTCTTCTGCCGCGCCGACCGCGACGACATCCGCACCATCGGCGACCTGAAGGGCCGGCGCTTCATGGCCGTCGACCGCGGCAGTCTGGGCGGCTGGCACATGCAGTGGCGCGAGATGAAGCAGGCCGGACTCGACCCGGGACGCGACCTGGCCGACCTCGAATTCGGCGGTTCGCACGACGCGGTCGTCTACGCCGTGCGCGACGGGCTGGCCGATGCCGGCGCCGTGCGCAGCGACACCATCGAACGCATGGCCCTCGAAGGGAAGATCGACGCGGAGGCCTTCCGCATCATCAACGAGCACCACGACGACCCCGAGGAGGTCCACTTCCGGCACTCGACCCCCCACTACCCCGAGTGGCCCCTGGCCCGGGCCGCCCACACTTCCGATCGTCTCGCCAAGCAGGTGGCGACGGCCCTGCTGTCCATGCCGGCCGACGATCCCGCCGCCGTCGCGGCCCGGTGCACCGGGTGGTCGCCGCCCCAGAACTACCAGGCCGTGCGCGAGTGCCTCAAGGAGCTGCGCTTTCCGCCGTACGAGGACTACGGCCGCGTCAGCTTCGCCGCCGCCGTGCGGAAGATCGGGCTGTGGCTGGGCGGTCTGCTCCTCGCCGCCGCCGTCAGCGGCCACTTCGTCGTGCGCAACGCCCGGCTGCGCACCAACCTGCGCCGCAGCGAGGAGGTCGCCGCCGAACGCGCCCAGGCCTGGGACTTCGTGCAGAACGTGCTCGACAGCCTGCCCGTCGGCGTCGTGCTGATCGACGCCGAGACCCGTCGGGTCCGCGACGTGAATCCGGCCGCGGCCCAGATGATCGGCCGGCCGGCCGAAGCCGTCACGGGCCGGGTCTGCCACGACTTCATCTGTCCGAACCGCACCGGCGCCTGCCCGGTCCTCGACGACCACCAGGACATCGACCACTCCGAGCGGGTGCTGCTGCAGGCCGACGGCGGCGAGAGGCCGGTGCTGAAGACCGCGGTTCCCATGAAGGTGGCCGGCCGCGCGTACCTGCTCGAGACCTTCCTCGACATCTCCGACCGCAAGCGCGCCGAGGCCGAGCGCGAACGGCTGGCCATCGCCATGGACCAGGCCGGCGAGATGATCGTCATCACCGACCCCGCGGGCCTCATCAAGTACGTGAACCCGGCCTTCGAGCGCATCACCGGCTACACCCGGGCCGAGGTCACCGGACGGAGCACGTCGCTCCTGCGGAGCGGCCGGCACGACGAATCCTTCTACCGCGAACTGTGGGAGACCATCGGGCGCGGCGAGACCTGGACCGGCACCTTCGTCAACCGGCGCCGCGACGGCACGCTCTTCACCGAGGCCGCCACCATCTCCCCCGTCCGCGACGCGGACGGCCGCATCGTCAGCTACGTCGCCGTCAAGCGCGACATCACCGACCGGATCGCCCTCGAGGAGCAGTACCGCCAGGCCCAGAAGATGGAGACGGTCGGCCGGTTGGCCGGGGGGCTCGCCCACGACTACAACAACATGATGGGTGTCATCCTGGGCTATACGGAGATGATGCTCGACGGCGACGAGCTCACCCCGGACGTGCGCGGCGAGGTGGCGGAGATCCAGGCCGCCGCCCGGCGTTCGGCCGATCTCACCCGGCAGCTGCTGGGGTTCGCGCGCAGGCAGACCATCAAGCCCCAGATCCTCGACCTGAACCGCACCGTCGCCAACCTGCTCAAGATGGTCCAGCGCCTCATCGGCGAGGACATCGAGCTCGCCTGGGAACCGCAGGAAGGCCTCTGGCCCGTGATGATGGACCCGACCCAGATCGACCAGGTGCTGGTGAACCTCTGCGTGAACGCCCGCGACGCCATCGGCCACGACGGCCGCATCACGATCCGCACCGCCAACGTCGCCGACGACGACGGCGCGGCCCCGGCCAACGCGGACGGCCCGACCGGTGACACCGTGGTGCTGACCGTCTCCGACGACGGCTGCGGCATGACGCCCGAAGTTCTCGCCCAGGTCTTCGAGCCGTTCTTCACGACCAAGCCACGCGGCGAAGGCACCGGGCTCGGCCTCGCCACCGTGTACGGCATCGTGTGCCAGAACGGTGGCGACATCGGCATCGACACCGCGCCCGAGCGGGGAACCGAGTTCCGCATCCGCCTGCCGCGCCACGCGGTGGCCCCCGTCGAAACCGAAGAGACGGCCCCGGGCGGCCGCGACGGTGCGGGCCGCGAGACGATCCTGCTCGTGGAGGACGAACCCTCGTTCCTGCGGGCCGTGACCCTGATGCTGACCCGCGCGGGCTACACGGTGCTGTCGGCCGGCGACGCCGGGGCGGCCCTGGACCTGGCGCGGGAGCGCGGGGGCGACTGCGACCTGCTCCTGACCGACGTCGTCATGCCCGGCACCAGCGGGCCCGAACTGGCGGCGCAGATCAGGGCCCTCCTGCCGAACCTGCCCTGCCTGTTCATGTCCGGCTACGCCGACGACGAGGCCGGCGGGCTGGCCGATCCCGACTCTCCCCACGCCTTCATCCCCAAGCCGTTCAACCGGCTCGAACTGGCGGCCGCCGTGCGCCGGACGCTCGACCGGCACGGCGCCCGGGCCGCGGCGCCGGATCCGGTCGGGGTCTGA